In Necator americanus strain Aroian chromosome IV, whole genome shotgun sequence, the following proteins share a genomic window:
- a CDS encoding hypothetical protein (NECATOR_CHRIV.G15955.T1): MPEHSAARDSRALRPVPPRGMAQFGYGTPSLYGRSGALPGHMGMGSKAAGMRRLAATISRKLKFLLSPCQASISF, encoded by the exons ATGCCCGAGCACAGCGCTGCACGCGACAGCCGCGCGCTCCGGCCGGTCCCGCCACGTGGGATGGCGCAGTTCGGATACGGTACGCCATCACTGTACGGGAGATCGGGAGCGTTACCGGGACACATGGGTATGGGCAGCAAGGCCGCGGGAATGCG GAGGTTAGCAGCTACTATTTCCCGTAAACT CAaattcctcctctctccttgccaagcctcgattTCGTTCTAG
- a CDS encoding hypothetical protein (NECATOR_CHRIV.G15956.T1) — MGVETRRTAAGGRHKKSTPPILSHEFVIQNHGDIMSCVLMVFIVGLMFPLTASMCSVFVAPQYNETVNVTSELGPVSLTLYRNGPADIFTILFYAVAWVVVHAVIQEYILDKLQRRARLSKVKTFKFTESGHLSLFALYSACHAAYVIMDFVHNYTDVKRIWLGYPEEHRWMNLNMKIFAILQISYWVHQFPEFYFQKMKADEIRQRTILSMLHICFIGAAYIMNFMRFAVVLLALEYVSQTIFHFSRLIHFLEKKDLAKNGFTFWNIVFLVVRLASSVLTVMTFWYGLRQSETAYIDVASGNYNTTYVRLNCLLAVLSLQLFQLWNFTSFHVGRFKESASRKAKSETKKLAPQPKGRKSKSEESVSENEHSEEADGSAKRGKKKTN; from the exons ATGGGTGTTGAGACACGTCGCACTGCTGCTGGTGGTCGCCACAAGAAGTCTACTCCGCCTATCCTTAGTCATGAATTCGTTATACAAAATCACGGCGACATTATGAGCTGCGTACTGATGGTGTTCATTGTCGGACTTATGTTCCCT CTCACGGCATCAATGTGCTCTGTATTCGTTGCCCCTCAATACAACGAAACCGTCAATGTCACCTCCGAACTTG GTCCTGTTAGCCTCACCTTGTATCGAAATGGTCCTGCGGatattttcactattttgtTCTACGCGGTCGCTTGGGTTGTAGTGCACGCCGTCATTCAAGAGTATATATTAGACAAACTACAACGAAGG GCTCGCTTATCTAAGGTGAAAACCTTCAAGTTCACTGAATCGGGACATTTATCTCTGTTTGCCCTGTATTCGGCTTGTCACGCTGCATACGTGATAATGGATTTTGTGCATAACTATACTGATGTAAAGAG AATCTGGCTGGGATATCCAGAAGAGCACCGCTGGATGAATCTGAACATGAAAATCTTCGCAATTTTACag ATATCATACTGGGTGCACCAATTTCCCGAATTCTACttccaaaagatgaaagcaGATGAAATCCGGCAGCGAACGATCCTATCAATGCTACACATCTGTTTCATTGGAGCTGCATACATCAtgaa CTTTATGCGATTTGCGGTTGTCCTTCTGGCTCTCGAATATGTTTCGCAGACAATTTTCCACTTCTCTCGTCTCATTCATTTCTTGGAAAAGAAGGATCTAGCTAAGAATGG gtTCACATTTTGGAATATCGTGTTCCTCGTTGTTCGTTTGGCATCGTCAGTGCTGACAGTCATGACCTTCTGGTATGGCTTACGTCAGTCCGAGACTGCATACATAGATGTTGCGAGCGGAAACTACAACACTACTTACGTCCG CCTAAATTGCTTACTGGCTGTTCTGTCGCTGCAGTTGTTCCAGCTATGGAACTTCACAAGCTTCCACGTAGGGCGATTTAA GGAGAGCGCAAGTCGAAAGGCTAAGTCTGAGACCAAAAAGCTTGCTCCTCAGCCGAAGGGTAGGAAGTCCAAATCGGAGGAATCTGTATCG GAAAACGAACATAGTGAGGAGGCAGACGGGAGCGCTAAGAGAggtaagaagaaaacaaactga